The sequence below is a genomic window from Sebastes fasciatus isolate fSebFas1 chromosome 11, fSebFas1.pri, whole genome shotgun sequence.
tttacgtggatgcgTTACAGTGCAGTCAGTACAAACTACATGACATACACATGaaatgccaaaagcaagaacggcgttcttattgcatgcaaaatgacGTGAGAATTACTGTGACATTCATATAGCATTTAGTGTGATATATATGGTTGATATATATAGTTTTAATAAATTGTtgcttttttaatgtaaaattatCTTCAGTCTAAGATTAATCATCATTACCTCCATTTTTGTCTCCAGTTCTTTTGTTGCTTTGGATGCATCTTCAAattgtctctgaagttttttgtTAGTTAGCTCTGACTTCCTTTGCTGTCGATTCAATtcttgatttttattttcacactGACGCTGATGCAAAAGAAAATACAAGGCAGAATGTCATTATCCTAAAGTCTTAAAACATTTTCAGGGGGTAAAAACAGTAACAGGAAATGTAACGGGTGTGGGAATGTATAAAATTATGGAATTGAACACAGCCGGGCATTTAAAACTATCTTTATGAAACGTATAATGTTCAATTTTTATTGAGACTGTGCTTTGTGAAGCTTCTCCTCTTCATACCTTTCATCATAGCTGTACGCTTATACACTCAAAGTGTTCTACGGAAACTGAAAAAGTCTGCAAAAATACAGTGATATATTTTGAAGATTTCAATTTAAATCAACTTTGTTTGTGTCTCAGTTTTGTGATTACATTTTTCTCCTCTTGAATTTACCTTCAGTAGTTCCAGGGCAGTCGTCTGACATACCAGATCTTTCCTCAGTTTTTCAATCTCCTCCTGTAGAGCACAGAGAGAGCCCAGAAtaacactgaagaaaacatttggtatcTCACATTTCCCCTTACAAACTGTGACCCCCGCAGTATACATAGAACATGTACATATGTTGTCACTGACCCTGGTCCTCTGCTCTTCCATGAAGGTGAGCTGCTCCTGCTCTTCCAGTTTAGTCTGGGTGACACTGTGCTCGGCTACAACCTGGGTCACTTCCTCCTTGGCCTTTTCCCACTGCTCGTCATTGTCAATGATTTTCTGGAGCATCTGCTCCCTCTCCTCATGCATCTGCTTCACTGCCTTCTCGCTGACAAAAATCACACAGAAAAGTAATGGTCAACTCACATAGGTGGCCTACCACTATATATAGTAATACCAAAAAGGGAATGTTATATATTCCTGCTTTGATACTGTACCTCTCAGATATTTTTATCTTGCAGTCTTCCACATCCTGCTCATACTCCATGTTTTCTTTACGAAGAGCGGCGTAAGCATTACGTTTTGAAAAGAGCTGCTCTTCTAAGCAGGAAACCTGTGCTTCCCCATGAAGTCTCTGTGGATAACGTAACATACAGTGTGCCGCTGAGTGGATGCACTTATCCAAAACACCTTACAGTGCCGTAAAATTCAAACATTATTAGCATGCATAGCTCCAGTGAGAGTCCAATCATAGTCTGGCAGTTATGTGCCATGCTACCCAATGAACTATCAAGACACACATAAGTATTCACAGCCCCAGTACTTTAAAGAAATGTACAGTTTTTGAAACACTATTTTGACAATACTTACAGTTTTCTCATCGTCTTCTTGCAGTGCAATTAGCATCTCTTTTAATATCTGATTCTTTCGCATCTCATCTTCAATTTGTAGTTTCAATTGCAAAATCTgttataaaaaggaaaaaacatgaATTTGACTACTTTTCTAAACTGTTGAAAGCTACAAATTTAAACACTTTAAACATTCAGATGTAGACAATATCCCTTACCCAGTCTTTTTCAGTTTCCTCGAGCTCCATCATTTCAGGGATACGTCGTGTTACGGCTGCACACGTCTCTTCTGTAAGTGCAATCGTCTTTTCAGCATCCTTTATTTCATCAAATATATTTTCCTCAAGCAACTTCAACTGGTTTAAATCATTCCTGCAGAGAAAAACTGCATTGTTATTAAGTGGATTAAAGGCAGTTTTTGAAATCCAGTGTTCACTTAGGGTTGAGAATCACgcaataattaaaaatacaatGCTGTCACAATATGTTGCACAACACAAGCTACTCATGAAACTTGATATATTGCAAGAGAATCACCTACAACACAGCTTGATATCTGTGTAACTGAATAGGAAAATATACccttaattaatatattttgaaCAAAGCAGGAATATGTATTTCTTTTCCACTACAGATAGTCGATATGAACCATGACCTGGTCTTGACTTTGTCAGCATTAACGAACAAATTTaaaagttcatttttttttgtattcaaaTAATTTTTCAAAGTTTGTTGAATGAATGGTTAGGTCCGTTACAGTGAGACTTATTATCTGGTAATGCAACATCAAGCAGAAGtattgttgctatggttacgTGCAGTTTAATATACCTTGCACACTAATTTAAAGCAGTGGTTAAACTGTTGACCATATCTTTGTTTGAGATGTCCTGTTATATGATTTTAACCTGCCACACTGAAACTGAAAGTGTTTTAGTGGCATAATCCGAAATATAAAAATGCTTTAAATAGGAATtacatataatatttaatgactGTGTGGTTTATTCAGCATATATGATGCAAAAGGGATAAATACATTTGACTtcgttttttttcctgcaactTTTCTTTGTACTCCTTTGTTAGTGTACTGTGCATTAAACTTACAAGAAATCAcagaataaatgcatttagaaaTAACAAATCCACCAGAATAAAACAGTCATAGCAGACAAAAATAAGCCACTTTAAAGAAAAAGTCACCAATAATACTGAGTGTTTGTATACCCTCAGTATGCACTTGTTGACATTAACGATTCAAACTTTTAATGAAAGATGTCTCCTGTCTCAGTTGTACTACTTTGATGGTGAACCTGTttgttttcactgcagtcagATACTCACAATCTGTTAGCCAGATGATTCTCCGTCGCTAGCAGTTCATGTTCCAGTGATTTCTTTTCACTGTTGGTGTCCAGCTCCATATTTTCGAACTCCTTCTGAACCAGATTGAGAtcactttgtgtttttgagtACACTTCATCAGCCTAAAAAAAGAAGGGAGGAGTAATGGGCTTATTATTTTCCTCAGATATTATTTGGTACTGATATTAAAGACAATATATTATCCCGTTATCAAATCATACCCTGTCGAAACTAAATATTCAGATTCCCATACCTACAGTTAGCCACTGCCACAAGAAAACAGTGAGGCTACATAATGCACAAAAAGggtttttacatattttcttATCTTTGGCAAATCTTAGAAAAATCCAGCTATTAACCCTGGGTTTAGCCTGGTTTTAAAAATGAACGCTTGAAAATCAGAGCCCAGGGCTACTATATTCAGAACGCTCACAGCCAATGACATGTTgagatgtaattaaaaaaacaaacatgtcatTTGTTCTAATTGAGTCAGTCTGGCGTTTCATTTAGCAGCCATAAAGCTGCAATGGTTTCGAGTCAAAGTTGACCTCTCTGTGTCTTCCCCATCAGTCTTTTCTCTATTGGTACACTTGTCATGGCATATTTGCATGCAGGCATCAAactcaaagtacagctgaggctgaattAGATTTTGATGCATCCTGACTTGAACGAAAGAAATGAATAAGGACAAAAGctaaatgaaaagtcagggaATTATCAAAgttattaggattcatcctctggggaccatgaaagtctgaaccaaatttcatggcaatccagtCAGTTGTTAAAATGGAATGATTTTACTCGACCAATGTGTTGGATAAACACTGGACCAACAGACCAACAAAAATTACAATCCCTAGTGCCATGCCACTTGTggattacaaataaaaaaagagcgAGTGGGTGAGTGAGATAGAGCTAGTGTGTGAGGGAGaaacaaatctgaaaatgtaccttatttGGTGCTTATTATATTGTGGTTACTTGTATGAAATGCACCAGAATGTGGTTTAGTACTTATCTGTATGGAACAACCACCGAATACAGAGCTGTTAAACATATcactagtagggatgcaccgatccgactttttcagtcccaataccgatagcgatacctgggctttgggtatcggtcgATACAGAGTACTGATCAGATACCAGTGTTTATTTAATGAGCTGTATGCCTCTCTGTGTGgacgtgactgggatcattcctttatgtgtaaagaaacatcaggcttgacttcaatattgctttcctaactttgtaaaacaaaatgtaaccaataaatacatagatataaatgtattgaatggttatttattattcaaataataaatcgtacaccaacaacttggtaataAATCTCCAAAATGAAcaagaattaaaattccagtatatgatgtatatagtaaataaacatagaattgaattgaatagatcggccaaATTGTCACCGATAACCGATCCAGCTatctgagtcagtatcggcctgatatccgatccggtatcggtgcatccttaatcACTAGCAAACACAAGTGTCCAGTCTTTCTGggtttaaaaatataaacatagaaattgtttttaaaataagaataaatctAATTAGAGGTTACCTCAGCTTGTGTATTGTTGATTTGACTTATGATGCCTCTCTGGAGTGCCAGGTTTTCTCTCACGATGGGAATTTGTTTTTTGGCAAAGTTGATGTCCTCATGTAAGCTCTGGTTACACACCTCGGTGTGTGACAGTTTCTCCTGGGCTTGGTCAAGTTTCTCTCTTTCCAGTTTTAGCTGCCACTTCAGTTCAGTGATGTCTCTGATGCAAGCCTCATgctctagaaaaaaaaaagcaatagcCAAAAATGAATGAGAAAGTTTATTCATTGTTTTGAAGAACAgaatcacaatatttttatgAGGAGATGATAACACACCTCTCAGTCACTGACCTTTTTGGACTACAAAAGCGTGCTCTTGTTGCTTCCACAGTGAAATTCTGTCAACTTTGTTCTCCAAAaatctttttcttctcttctccttgtGGAGCGCTTCCTCTGCATACTGCCTATCAGCCTCCAGCCGCTCAATCAGATACACAACCTCTCCAAGgacatcatttattttcttcaaTAGTGGCGATAAAGGACAGCTTTCTAGAGGATGAAAAACTTAACAAGATTGGTACATTGTATTGTTCTGTATCATCACTTTCAActcaataaacaaaaacataaacaagtaAACTAGTTTTTGCAGAGCTACGTTAACATAATCTGACAGACTACAAATCCTTCTATCTATGGTATTCTATTAGCAGAAGTGGACACTTGATGGTATCTAATGAATTATTTTGTAAACAAAAGATGTGAACCAGTGACTGGGACTGGTAGGAATTATTGTCACACTGACTAACCACTACTGTAAGAAACGAAACATCTAAACCTAGATATTCTCCAAGGAATTGCACACACACTTATGGTTGCCCTTTTAGCTGCATTAGCATTAGGGACAGTGTTTGCTTATCTAGTGCGTAAAAAAATTGAAGACAAAATATTTCAGAAGTGACTTTATGCTATTTAAAAAGAAGAAGGGGTTCACCTCTTGCATTAATTGCGATGCCTTCGACGAACAACTCCGTAGACGTCACTGACTCAGTGTCTGAGTCTCTGGAATGAAATCTTTTAAAAAAGGAGTTAAACTCGTGTCATGTTTTTACATCCTACTGAATATaactcaaataaataataattaatgaaaacaacagaGGACCTCACCTTAAAGTTTTGCTGTATTGGTGTTTGTCATGGTGGATTTGTGGCTGGTATTTTCCAGACTGGTACaagacaaaaggaaaaaaatgcttttaaatAGACTTTTACTCTGATATTTGTCTTACAATCTCTCACATGTCTGATCACATCAGTTTACCTGTTGACACCAATTTTCCACTGTCATCTTCAGCTCTTGGATATGGTAAATAGCACTGTTGACACATGGCGAGGGACTGTTGAGCAAAGCACATGTACGACGTCTACCAGTGCAGACGGCTTGAAGATCTGCTTGATCTTGAGAAACACAAATTATTGAGATCTGTAAATGCAACTtatcacaaaacaaacaatcactTTCAGATAAGCAATGAAAAGCCAACCCTACCTACAGATGTATTTTACATAATGGCCCAAAAACCCTGGAATATTCTATGATGAACCATCcctcaatgaaaaaaaaaaatctgaaaacaacAGACTGTTTTGTTGGAACAAACATTCACCCTACTTCagtaactttattttgaaaagtaattataaaaatgtatttggctGTGAAAGATGTTCTGTGATTCTTTACTTTCTCTTTGATTCTGGTTGCATAAACTCTGCAATATACTGGAAGCATCAGTGAGAGAGCAGAGACGACTAATTTGAACATCTCAAGACAAACCCAAGGGCACAATTCTTAGTGGTGAAAGGACGCCATCTGGCTGACGAAGAGGGTAAAAAATAGTGCAGATGGCATTACTTCACATGAACGTCTGAGAAACAGTCTTTTGTCTATATTACAGTGCAAAGACATGCCATGCTCATTTACAACTAATAGTAACCATTGggcaaattcaaattcaaaatagtGAAGATCACTGAAGACCAAGTTGATGTTAGTGGCAAAAACCTCCTCGTACTGAATATTATTTCAATATACATATATGAACGCCACCACAAACACTACTTTTAATTCAGTCCCTGAATGACTAATTCAAAAAGCCTAAACTTTGTAAAACAGTTAGTCTATCAAAGTTAAAAATTAATTTCCGCATATGTGGTCCTTGTGTCCTATTGTGGTACTGAGGTGATCTCTTACAGGGATTTCTCACAGAAGTTACGTAAAATGTGTGATATACAGTAGTAAGTAGATaaaaaagacaggaaacaaCCACAAATGTATAGACCATTTAGAAGATCATGCTTTTAAAATAAGCGTGAAATTATCATACTAGAGTatcaatgattaatcaattagttgtcaactattaaattaatctccaactatcaattaatcagtttgagtaatttctttTTAGAAATTCTCTGAATCCAGCttcataaatgtgaatatttcctggtttctttctggtttcttttcttttctctatgacagtaaactgaatatctttgagttgtggacaaaacaagacaatcgaggacgtcatcttgggctttgggaaacactgatcgacatttttcaccattttctgacattttatagaccaaacaactaattgattgatCGAGACAATAATTGACAGCTTaattgacaataaaaataaaggttagttgcagccctataactcaaatacattttgtacAACTGACAAAACGGTACAGAGATGTACATTATATTATGAATTCTCAATCCTATGTCTTATACTGCAGTGTAAGATAGCAGGTAAGATGGAGGTACTGCTTTTATTCTCTGTAGGGCCCATGCGATAAAGGGGAAGAGAGATGTTCATAGCAATACATTTTaactaatttaatttaatttattcaattttccagtgttttattttgagggctaacttttgtgtgtgtgtgttggtgtgtgctCAACTTTGCAGGGTGAGGACCAGCCCTGGAAAAAGGGTCCACCCACTGATTCAGCTGAGCCTCAATGTACGTAGGGTGACAAGGTGTCACACTTTACGaaggactgcacagcatttttatcccttgtcccacgtcccacatattgagacgatgtcccacattttcattgtctctagttttttaaaagtcaaaccactgcagaaCAAATGGCTGTGAAGTAAGCAGGGAAGGCTGCCATCACGGCGCTGTGTTTGGTGTCAAACTGTGCAaacgtgggtcaagtgcaggtcaacatttcaccgtctttgctacgctatgCCCAACAGAGAAAATTGTgag
It includes:
- the ccdc178 gene encoding coiled-coil domain-containing protein 178 isoform X2; its protein translation is MPDVEPLRFPSREGRPQQDQADLQAVCTGRRRTCALLNSPSPCVNSAIYHIQELKMTVENWCQQSGKYQPQIHHDKHQYSKTLRFHSRDSDTESVTSTELFVEGIAINARESCPLSPLLKKINDVLGEVVYLIERLEADRQYAEEALHKEKRRKRFLENKVDRISLWKQQEHAFVVQKEHEACIRDITELKWQLKLEREKLDQAQEKLSHTEVCNQSLHEDINFAKKQIPIVRENLALQRGIISQINNTQAEADEVYSKTQSDLNLVQKEFENMELDTNSEKKSLEHELLATENHLANRLNDLNQLKLLEENIFDEIKDAEKTIALTEETCAAVTRRIPEMMELEETEKDWILQLKLQIEDEMRKNQILKEMLIALQEDDEKTRLHGEAQVSCLEEQLFSKRNAYAALRKENMEYEQDVEDCKIKISESEKAVKQMHEEREQMLQKIIDNDEQWEKAKEEVTQVVAEHSVTQTKLEEQEQLTFMEEQRTREEIEKLRKDLVCQTTALELLKRQCENKNQELNRQQRKSELTNKKLQRQFEDASKATKELETKMEKIKNLTEHLETVQCEHERTLVNLEKEKKLKCEHLKAAQDLHTATVKRYDNTVGRISDLTKKSEAYRDASDKMEKIVERMPEIIAELQSASDVAEFKNKSAALVMSTLQSDINNCQQRTQRSMQTHTAHVTARKKEMEDTKEALKISLEENKRLASEYEGLQKILMEARQEAASALSEKNHVHRFFHYYTQLSLLQKRMHKALVKYFKQRSLYSQAELDRCQALSQETDQKIKTAQEGLSAEIHLISAFLRSLTDDSTTTEGEQTSRSRIE
- the ccdc178 gene encoding coiled-coil domain-containing protein 178 isoform X1 — encoded protein: MPDVEPLRFPSREGRPQQDQADLQAVCTGRRRTCALLNSPSPCVNSAIYHIQELKMTVENWCQQSGKYQPQIHHDKHQYSKTLRFHSRDSDTESVTSTELFVEGIAINARVFHPLESCPLSPLLKKINDVLGEVVYLIERLEADRQYAEEALHKEKRRKRFLENKVDRISLWKQQEHAFVVQKEHEACIRDITELKWQLKLEREKLDQAQEKLSHTEVCNQSLHEDINFAKKQIPIVRENLALQRGIISQINNTQAEADEVYSKTQSDLNLVQKEFENMELDTNSEKKSLEHELLATENHLANRLNDLNQLKLLEENIFDEIKDAEKTIALTEETCAAVTRRIPEMMELEETEKDWILQLKLQIEDEMRKNQILKEMLIALQEDDEKTRLHGEAQVSCLEEQLFSKRNAYAALRKENMEYEQDVEDCKIKISESEKAVKQMHEEREQMLQKIIDNDEQWEKAKEEVTQVVAEHSVTQTKLEEQEQLTFMEEQRTREEIEKLRKDLVCQTTALELLKRQCENKNQELNRQQRKSELTNKKLQRQFEDASKATKELETKMEKIKNLTEHLETVQCEHERTLVNLEKEKKLKCEHLKAAQDLHTATVKRYDNTVGRISDLTKKSEAYRDASDKMEKIVERMPEIIAELQSASDVAEFKNKSAALVMSTLQSDINNCQQRTQRSMQTHTAHVTARKKEMEDTKEALKISLEENKRLASEYEGLQKILMEARQEAASALSEKNHVHRFFHYYTQLSLLQKRMHKALVKYFKQRSLYSQAELDRCQALSQETDQKIKTAQEGLSAEIHLISAFLRSLTDDSTTTEGEQTSRSRIE